A window of Vulgatibacter sp. genomic DNA:
TGGTTGTGCCGGCCCAGGTAGCAGGCGTCGTGGTAGGTGACCAGCTCGTCGAACTTCTCGGTGGGGACGATGCGCTTGTCCTTGAGCAGCTCGGCGATGAGCTGGCTGTGGTGCATCACCTCGTACTCGCCACCCAGCGCCGGGTACTCGTTCTTGAGGATGTTGAAGCAGTGCGGGCACTGGCTGAAGATCTTCTTGACGTTGTAGGTCTTGAAGGTCTCGATGTTCTGCTCCGCCAGCATCTGGAAGAGATATTCGTTGCCGATGCGCCGCGCGCTGTCGCCGTTGCAGGTCTCCTCGTTCCCGAGGATCGCGTAGTTCACGCCGGCGGCGTTGAGCACCTTGGCAAGCGACTGGGTCACCTTCTTCTGCCGGTCGTCGTAGGAGCCGGCGCAGCCCACGAACCAGAGGTACTCGAACTCCGGGTTGTCCTGCACCGTGGGGACGTTCATCCCCTCGGCCCAGTCGCCGCGGGAGGTGGCGCCGAGGTTCCAGGGGTTGCCCTGGGTCTCGAGCCCCTTGAAGACGCGGGTCACCTCCGGCGGAAACTCGCTCTTCACCAGCACCTCGTGCCGGCGCATGTCGATGATGCGGGGGATGTTCTCGATGAAGACCGGGCAGGCGGTCTCGCACCAGCCGCAGGTGGTGCAGGCCCAGATCGTCTCGGGATTGACGATGTTGGGGACGAGATCCGGCAGCTGCTCCCGGGCCTCGGGGCCGGCGGCGAGGACCTCCGCCTGTTCCATCAGGTGGAGGCGGATGGTCTTGTTGAGCCCCTTGTGCGTGAGCGGCTTGCCCGTCACGTAGGTGGGGCAGTGGGTCTGGCAGCGGCCGCACTCGGTGCAGGAGTAGGGGTCGAGCGCCATCTTCCAGGTGAGCTCGTCCGCCTTCTGGATGCCGAAGGTCTCGGAGTTCTCGAGGTCCATCTTCGCCGGGCGGTACTGCGGATCGAGCCGCTGGAAGAAGACGTCGGGCAGGCCGGTGATGACGTGGAAGTGCTTCCCCAGCGGCAGGAAGTTCAAGAAGACGAGGATCTGGACGATGTGCGCCCACCAGGCGGCGCGGCCGATGAACCAGGCGGTCTCGGTGGAGGCGCCCAGCGCCCCGTAGATCCCCGACATCACGTTGCCCAGCGGCGAGAACCAATGTCCCTGGCCGCCGTCGAACATGTAGATGTGGGCGCCCTCGAACATGATCTCGGTGATCATCAGGCCCATGATCATGCCGAGGATGAAGACCGCTTCGCCGGAGCGGGTCATCCGGTCCGGCTTCACGACGAGGCGCAGGTAGAGGAAGTAGCTCGCGCCGAGGAGCGCGCCCGCCACCACGATCTCCTTGAGGATCAG
This region includes:
- a CDS encoding (Fe-S)-binding protein: MSAPFELTTILTLCLLVLALGIFATTMTPRMQILLRLQHEDFRFRDLGERTKRLLKFGFGQKRLVDPEEFTPGLAHVLIFAAFMVLALRTVTLFGMAFGGWDFHLPLLGANSPIGQAYLILKEIVVAGALLGASYFLYLRLVVKPDRMTRSGEAVFILGMIMGLMITEIMFEGAHIYMFDGGQGHWFSPLGNVMSGIYGALGASTETAWFIGRAAWWAHIVQILVFLNFLPLGKHFHVITGLPDVFFQRLDPQYRPAKMDLENSETFGIQKADELTWKMALDPYSCTECGRCQTHCPTYVTGKPLTHKGLNKTIRLHLMEQAEVLAAGPEAREQLPDLVPNIVNPETIWACTTCGWCETACPVFIENIPRIIDMRRHEVLVKSEFPPEVTRVFKGLETQGNPWNLGATSRGDWAEGMNVPTVQDNPEFEYLWFVGCAGSYDDRQKKVTQSLAKVLNAAGVNYAILGNEETCNGDSARRIGNEYLFQMLAEQNIETFKTYNVKKIFSQCPHCFNILKNEYPALGGEYEVMHHSQLIAELLKDKRIVPTEKFDELVTYHDACYLGRHNQEYKAPRKTLEAIPGLKIVEMARSERQSFCCGAGGGRMWMEEHVGTRINQNRAKEAIDTGAKTVAANCPFCITMLKDGISELNVEGVVVKDISELLADSIKLPVIAGDAVEKKSESEQSA